CTATATTTTATCATATTCATACTGTTTGTCAAGTTTGATTTTCTGATGATTCCTCTTCTTTCTCATGTGCAAACATCTTGATTGCCCTTTGTAACAGGGCATTTACTTCTCCTCCAAGCAAAATGACATACATACACATATAAAGCCAGAGCATAATTAAAATGATCATCGTAAGGCTTCCATACATTGTTGTAAATCCGGTAAATATATCAAGATAAATAGAAAATATAAACGAAATCACTTGCCATGCACAAGCTGTAAATATTGCTCCTGGCAATTGTTTCTTCATTGTTGTTTTCCCTATATTCTTTCTGTTTGGCAAATATTTATATACCATATCCCAGAATAATGTAAGAATACCTAATGTAATCAGAGTTCTGCTTCGAATAACCATATCAATTAATCTGACTAACACCGGAAAATGCTGATTTAACATAATTGCAATCCGATTACCAAATACAGATAAAACAAGTGACAAAATAATTGCCACCAAAAATATCACTGTATACAATGATGCTCTGATTCGCAAATATACATAATTACGTGTTTCTCTGCTTTCATATACGCAATTCAGTCCATTTGTAATCGACAGTACTCCTCTCCCTGCCGACCATAACGCCACTAGAACTGTGATTGGAATGATTGTGCCAGACTGGCTGTACACCTGATCCACTATAGATTCAATCAACCCTTCTACTGTCGTTGGAAATGCCTGCAGTACAGCATTCATAATATAATCCTTTGTTAATGAGGTAAATTGTACCATCGTTAACAATAATAATATGATTGGAATCATGGATAAGACGAAAAAATAAGCTGCCTGAGCAGCATAAGCTCCTGTATGATGTGAGCTCACCACATCCATAACACGAAGCGCATATCCTTTTATTCGATTAAATTTTTCTTTCATATACTTCCTCATCTATCATTACATTTTATTGTAACAACTCTAAATCTCCTCGCAGCTATGTATTTTTAATCCACACCGCATTCAGTTTTAATAGAATAGCATACCCAATAAAAATATTCAAGTATATCATTTCAAGGACTGTTTTGTAGCTCTCTGCCAGATTTTGTGCCTTAAAAACGGGTTCAGTCAGCATGACCAAACCCGTTTTTGTTATATTTAATATAGAAATAGATTTTTATTTATCGGTTATTGATTGCCGTAATCAATGCATCGATTGATGCATGGATAATATCTGGATCCACTCCTGCTCCCCATGCAAGTTTGCCACTTGGAGTCTGGATTCCTACATAAGCAATTGCCTGTGAACTTGAGCTTTGTTCCAAAGCATGTTCTTGGTAAGTTACCAATGAGAAATCTAAATTATAAGCTTTCTTTAAAGCATTACTTACTGCATCCAATCGACCATTTCCTGTTGCTTCTGTTGTAATTGTTTTTCCTTCATATGTAGAAGTAACCTGAGTTGTAATTCCATCTTTCTGTTGGAAATGTACTTCATTGATGCTGTATGGTGATGTAATATTTTCAAATTTTTCTTTAAATAATTCAAAGATTTCTTCCGGCTGCAGTTCGGCATGCTTGTGGTCCGAAACACTCTTCGTTGCATAACTCATTGCCTCACGCATCTTTGGTGGAAGATTAAGGCCAAATCGAGTTTCCAGAATATAGCCAACACCGCCTTTACCAGACTGACTATTGATTCGTATAACATCCGCGTCATAACTCCTTCCGACATCAGTAGGATCAATTGGAAGATATGGAACTGTCCAATGATTTGGATCTTTTTCGTCAATCCATTTCATTCCTTTTGCGATTGCATCTTGATGTGAACCAGAAAATGCGGCAAACACCAATGCTCCACTATAAGGACTTCTTTCCCCTACTGTCATACCTGTATATTCTTCGTACTGTTCTACGATTCCCGGCATATCAGAAAAGTCAAGTTCCGGATCAACGCCCTGTGCATACATATTCATTGCAACTGTAATAATATCCACATTGCCTGTACGCTCACCATTTCCAAACAATGTACCTTCCACACGGTCTGCCCCTGCTAAAAGTCCAAGCTCTGTATCTGCAACTCCGCAACCTCTGTCGTTATGTGCATGCTGTGAAAGAATTACATTCTCTCTGTATTTCAAATTCTTTGACATGTATTCCACCTGACTTGCGTAAACATGTGGCAAAGATAATTGTACTGTTACCGGAATATTGATGATTGCTTTTCTTTCCGGTGTCGGCTGCCATACATCCAGCACTGCATTACATACTTCTACTGCATAATCCATCTCTGTACCTGTAAAGCTCTCTGGACTATACTCAAAATAAAGATCCTGCCCTGCTTCATCTGCCAGTCTTTTTAATAATGCTGCTCCATCGATTGCAATCTGTTTTACTTCTTCTTTTGACTTGCGGAATACCTGCTCTCTCTGTGCATAAGATGTTGAATTGTATACATGAACAATTGCTTTTTTTGCACCTTTGATTGCCTCAAATGTTTTCTTGATAATATGTTCTCTTGCCTGTGTCAACACCTGAATGGTTACATCATCCGGGATCAGATTATGCTCGATCAAAGTACGGCAGAATTCATATTCTGTTTCAGACGCTGCCGGAAATCCGACTTCAATTTCTTTAAATCCAATCTTTACGAGTAATTTGAAGAATTCTACTTTCTGTTCAAGACTCATTGGAATCACCAATGCCTGATTGCCATCTCGTAAATCCACGCTACACCAGATTGGAGCTTTATCTACATATTCTTTTCTCGTCCAATCCAGACATTCAGTTGGCGGCATATAATACTGTCTTTTGTACTTATTGTGATTCATCATGATTCATTTCCTCCTCGTTTTACATACCATTATATTTTTTATGCAAAAGAAAAAGTCCTCCGTCTCGCAAAATATCTTTGCAAGAGACGAAAGACTGCTATTTATCAAGTCCTACGCGGTACCACTCTTATTTATGAATGTTACTTCATACACTTATCAGATACAGGCTTTGTATATTCATATACGAAGCGATATATCTACCCTAGATAACGGTTGGGTTCCGTCTGCGTCTACTCTCCTGAACTTCTCCGTTCAGAATTTGGGGCAGCCGCTCCGAGGCCAGTTCCATCTATTCTTTCAACTGCTTTTCACCAACCAGCAGCTCTCTGGATTCAGATATAAATGTAATAATCCTCTTCATAGCTTTTTTCTATTACATAGCACAAGGTTACCATTATCTGGTACTCTTGTCAATATTTTTTTCTGAATTTTTATGCATTACTTATTCACCTAATATACAAAAAAGGCAGCCATTACTGACTGCCTCTTCTTTCGTATATCCCCAAAATGCCGTTCCCTGTCTTCTGACTCCTAGCTTCTGCTAGGTGGGCGTCCGCATCTGCTTTTCTGTCTTCCACTGCATAATGATGGCCTGACATATTACAGAGATTTGAGAGTCCCGTTTAAAGTAATGTAGGTTCAAAACAACAAGGTTATCGAACATCTCAGGTGATTTTTTCTCTGAGAGTATTATAACTCATTTAAATACTTTTTACAACATCAAGATATTGGAAATTGTTGCAAATTATAACCACATCAGATTAAAAATACTGTTTTTTTAATTTTGTAGTATAAACCAAAAAGCCAACAAGTACGATCAAGAATAAAATATTTGCAATTGTATCCACTATTCCAACTGGTTTGACAAATGAATTGATCATATCAATTACACCATATATTGTTGTAACTATACCAAACACAAGTACTGACGGAAGTGCCTTTTCCAGAAATGCTTTTTTATTTTTACATTTTTTTGCAACATAAGCATTTCCTAACAGAAGGATCTCATTGATCTCACCTGTTTTTTTCATTTTAATATATGCATATAATGTATATATACCACATCCTAATACGATCAGACTTACAAATCCAAATACGTCATTCATTTTTTACTCCTCTACACCGAGAATTTCTTTTACGGTCTCTTTCATTTTATCTACATCGCACTCTTTTGTATGTCGAATCTGTGCGTTGCGAATTTCTTCAATTGCATTCGGAATCGCTACTCCTGAAACCTTCTCAAGTTCGTCGATCAATGCAAATTCTTCTAATTCATCATATTTCTCATCAATTGCTGTCATTACACTTCTTGCAAATTTATAAGGGCTTGCTGTTGATGCAACCAACATCTTTTTCTGATCCTTGCTTGCATCACGATATGCTCTGCTTACATGCGCTGCGACAGCAGTATGTGTATCCATCACATATCCTGTAGACTTATAAGTTCCACCAATTGTCTCTTTTGTTTCTTCTTCTGTAGAATATCCACCTTCGAAATCAGATAATTTTTCTTTCATCTCAGGAGTAATTTCATATACACCATCTTTTTTCAAAGCTTCCATTAACTCACTATTTTTCTTAGCATCCTGTCCTGCAATTGTATAAATCAATCTTTCCAGATTGCTTGAAATCAGAATGTCCATCGATGGTGATGAAGTCAAAACAAACTCTCTGTTTCTGTCATATTTTCCTGTTTTAAAGAAATCAAACAAAACTTTATTTTCATTAGAAGCACAGATTAATTTTGCAATCGGAACTCCCATCTGTTTTGCATAATAAGCAGCAAGAATATTTCCAAAGTTTCCTGTTGGAACTGTAACATTAATTTCTTCACCATTTTCAATTTCTTCATTTTCAAGTAGTTTTGCATAAGCATATACATAATAAACAACCTGCGGAACCAGACGTCCGATATTGATTGAATTTGCTGATGAAAACTGATATCCTGCCTCTGAGAGTTCTTTTTCTAACTCTTTATCCTCAAAAAGTGCTTTCACGCCACTCTGAGCATTGTCAAAATTACCATGAATTGCAACAACCGAAGTATTATCCCCTTTCTGTGTCACCATCTGTAATTCCTGTACTTTACTTACACCATTCTTTGGATAAAAAACAATAATTTTTGTTCCCGGTACATCTGCAAATCCGGCAAGAGCAGCTTTTCCAGTATCACCTGAAGTAGCTGTTAAAATCACAATATCTTTTGTGACATTATTTTTCTTTGCAGCTGTTGTCAACAAATGTGGCAGGATAGATAATGCCATATCTTTAAATGCAATGGTTGCTCCGTGGAACAATTCCAAGTGATATGTATCGCCTACTTTTACAAGTGGAGCAATTACTTCTGTATCGAATTTGGAATCATATGCACTATTAATACAATGTTTCAATTCTTCTTCTGTAAAATCTGTTAAGAACTGTTTCATAACAGCATACGCTGTCTCCTGATAAGACATCGTTTTCAATTCATTCATTGTCACATCTAATTTTGGCAGTTCTGTTGGCACAAATAAACCGCCATCTTCTGCAAGACCTTTTAAAATTGCCTGAGAAGCTGTTACTGTCTTATCTGCGTTTCGTGTACTCTTATATAATAAGTTCATCTTTTCATCCTCACATATTATTTTCTACTATTTGTATAGTTTACAAGTCCGCCCGCTGCGATTAATTTCTGCATAAACTCTGGGAAAGCCTGTCCCTGAAATTCTGTTCCTTTTGTACGGTTATAAATTTTTCCACTGTCAAAATCTACTTCTACTTCATCTCCGGCATCGATTCCTCTTGCTGCTTCCGGACATTCGATGATTGGAAGACCAATGTTAATTGCATTACGATAGAAAATTCTTGCGAATGTCTCTGCAATAACACAGCTTACACCTGCTGTTTTTAAACAAAGTGGAGCATGCTCTCTGGATGATCCGCAGCCAAAGTTTTTATTTGCTACGATCAAATCTCCCGGCTGTACTTTTTTTACAAAATCTGGATCGATATCTACCATTGCATGGCTTGCCAGTTCCTGTGCGTCAAATGAATTCAAATATCTTGCTGGAATAATAACATCTGTATCCACGTTATCCCCATACTTAAATACATGTCCTTTTGCTTTCATTATTTGTCACCTACTTTCTCTGGATTAGCGATGCATCCTGCAATTGCACTTGCTGCTGCAACTTCCGGTGATGCCAGATAAATCAATGAATCAACATGTCCCATTCTCCCTACAAAATTACGATTTGTTGTTGAAACACATTTCTCTCCTGCTGCCATAACTCCCATATGACCTCCCATACAAGGTCCGCAACTTGGCGTATTCACAGCACATCCTGCATCTACAAAAATATCAAGAAGACCTTCTTTAATACATTGCTTATAAATCTTCTGTGTAGCAGGAATTACCATTACACGTACATCCGGATGAACAGTGTGTCCTTTCAAAATTGCTGCTGCTTTTCTCATATCTTCCATACGTCCATTTGTACAAGATCCGATCACTACCTGATCAATTTTAATCGGCTCCATTGCTTCAATCTCATCAATTGTCTTGGCATTTC
This Ruminococcus hominis DNA region includes the following protein-coding sequences:
- a CDS encoding YihY/virulence factor BrkB family protein, which produces MKEKFNRIKGYALRVMDVVSSHHTGAYAAQAAYFFVLSMIPIILLLLTMVQFTSLTKDYIMNAVLQAFPTTVEGLIESIVDQVYSQSGTIIPITVLVALWSAGRGVLSITNGLNCVYESRETRNYVYLRIRASLYTVIFLVAIILSLVLSVFGNRIAIMLNQHFPVLVRLIDMVIRSRTLITLGILTLFWDMVYKYLPNRKNIGKTTMKKQLPGAIFTACAWQVISFIFSIYLDIFTGFTTMYGSLTMIILIMLWLYMCMYVILLGGEVNALLQRAIKMFAHEKEEESSENQT
- a CDS encoding 2-isopropylmalate synthase, whose translation is MMNHNKYKRQYYMPPTECLDWTRKEYVDKAPIWCSVDLRDGNQALVIPMSLEQKVEFFKLLVKIGFKEIEVGFPAASETEYEFCRTLIEHNLIPDDVTIQVLTQAREHIIKKTFEAIKGAKKAIVHVYNSTSYAQREQVFRKSKEEVKQIAIDGAALLKRLADEAGQDLYFEYSPESFTGTEMDYAVEVCNAVLDVWQPTPERKAIINIPVTVQLSLPHVYASQVEYMSKNLKYRENVILSQHAHNDRGCGVADTELGLLAGADRVEGTLFGNGERTGNVDIITVAMNMYAQGVDPELDFSDMPGIVEQYEEYTGMTVGERSPYSGALVFAAFSGSHQDAIAKGMKWIDEKDPNHWTVPYLPIDPTDVGRSYDADVIRINSQSGKGGVGYILETRFGLNLPPKMREAMSYATKSVSDHKHAELQPEEIFELFKEKFENITSPYSINEVHFQQKDGITTQVTSTYEGKTITTEATGNGRLDAVSNALKKAYNLDFSLVTYQEHALEQSSSSQAIAYVGIQTPSGKLAWGAGVDPDIIHASIDALITAINNR
- the thrC gene encoding threonine synthase; its protein translation is MNLLYKSTRNADKTVTASQAILKGLAEDGGLFVPTELPKLDVTMNELKTMSYQETAYAVMKQFLTDFTEEELKHCINSAYDSKFDTEVIAPLVKVGDTYHLELFHGATIAFKDMALSILPHLLTTAAKKNNVTKDIVILTATSGDTGKAALAGFADVPGTKIIVFYPKNGVSKVQELQMVTQKGDNTSVVAIHGNFDNAQSGVKALFEDKELEKELSEAGYQFSSANSINIGRLVPQVVYYVYAYAKLLENEEIENGEEINVTVPTGNFGNILAAYYAKQMGVPIAKLICASNENKVLFDFFKTGKYDRNREFVLTSSPSMDILISSNLERLIYTIAGQDAKKNSELMEALKKDGVYEITPEMKEKLSDFEGGYSTEEETKETIGGTYKSTGYVMDTHTAVAAHVSRAYRDASKDQKKMLVASTASPYKFARSVMTAIDEKYDELEEFALIDELEKVSGVAIPNAIEEIRNAQIRHTKECDVDKMKETVKEILGVEE
- a CDS encoding 3-isopropylmalate dehydratase small subunit, which encodes MKAKGHVFKYGDNVDTDVIIPARYLNSFDAQELASHAMVDIDPDFVKKVQPGDLIVANKNFGCGSSREHAPLCLKTAGVSCVIAETFARIFYRNAINIGLPIIECPEAARGIDAGDEVEVDFDSGKIYNRTKGTEFQGQAFPEFMQKLIAAGGLVNYTNSRK